The genomic window CCCTGGGAGGTGCCATCTGGGGGGgtctgtccccccctccccccccgggcctgtccccagccctgtcccctccctggggatAAAAatggctccagccacaccgcgGGCACTGACCAGCCCCATGGGACCCCGGTGAgtgcagggacacggggacattggggacattggggggggacacaaggaGACTGAAGGACGTGGGGGTatggggggacactgagggacaGGGgcacacagggacatggggggacattgggggacatggggatatggggggacatggggggatggGGACACTCGGGAtgtggaggggacacagggacaccgaGGGACATGGGGATattgggggacattggggacatgtggggacattgggggcatgggggggacaTAAGGATGCTgatggacatggggacattgggggacattgagggacagggacatggggacacagggacatgggggacatggacGGAcattgggggacatggggatatgggggacatggggacacagggacacatggggacattgggggcacccatgggacccctGGGTGAGGGGGGACCCCAGAGGACAttggggggcacccatgggaccTCTGGGTAagtggggacactgtggggacatggaggggacagagAGACACTGAGGGACATGGGGATATGGGGCGACATTGAGGGacgttggggacatggggggacacaagGATACTGAAGGACGTGGGGAGATTGGGGGACATTGAGggacggggggacatggggacacagggacttgggggacatgggggacatggggggtcatGAGGTCACTGGGACATGGGTcactggggacattgggggacacagggacattgAGGGAaatggggatatggggggacatggaggacattgggggacacagggacatggggacatggagatggggggacatggggatatggggggacatggggacatggggggacatggtggggcacagggacatggggacagggacacccaaGGGACATGCAGAGGGACACGTGAGCACCTGGGGACAcgcttgggggagggggggggggacacagagaggGACACCCATGGGACGTGTGCATGGGGACGGGGACATGCGGGGACACGCAgagagggacaggcagagggacaggcaggggacacacggacagggacccccttggggacagggacagaatGGGGACACATATGTGGGAACAGGGACACCCGTGAGACACATacgtggggacagggacacccatggggacagggacaaacAGGGGACATGTATGTGGGGACAAGGacacccatggggacagggacagacaagGGACATGtacatggggacagggacacccatgAGACATGtatgtggggacagggacagccatggggacagggacagacagggGACAcctggaggggacagggacacccctggggacagggacaggatggggacatgtacatggggacagggacagctgTGGGGACACGGACAGACAGGGGACACCTacgtggggacagggacacccatggggacagagacaggcaggggacacctggaggggacagggacacccctggggacagggacaggatggggacagatacgtggggacagggacacccatggggacagggacaggcaggggacacctggaggggacagggacacccctggggacagggacaggatggggacagatacgtggggacagggacacccatggggacagggacaggcaggggacatgtatgtggggacagggacagccgtggggacagggacagacaagggacacccatggggacagggacaggatggggacatgTATGTGGGAAAAGGGacacccatggggacagggacacccatgGGGACACATATGTGGGGACAAGGACACCCAGTGGGACAGGGacacccatggggacagggacaggcaggggacaccCGGAGGGGACAGGGCCATGGGGCCACGTGTGTGTGAGGacatggagggatggatggagagggggagggggaagatgGATGAAGGACGGTTGGACGGATGACGGACAGATGGACGGATgacggacagatggacagattgggggggaggggtgtggagGACAGACAacggacagatggatggatgaaggccccccccccctccccctttccccaggcCCAGGCAGCTGAAGGTTgtccccgtcctcctcctcctcctcctcggccccATCGATGACTGGGGacccctggggacatggggagcacccatgggacccccaggtaagtggggacactggggacatggcgggcacccatgggacccctGAGTGagtggggacaccatggggatgtggggggcacccatgggacccctGGGTGAGGGGGGACCCCAGAGGACAttgggggcacccatgggacccctGGGTGAGTGGTGACAccatggggatgtggggggcaCCTATGGGACCCCTGGGTgaggggggacactggggacatggcGGGCACCCATGGAACCCCTGAGTGAGTGGTGACAccatggggatgtggggggcacccatgggacccctGGGTGAGGGGGGACCCCAGAGGACAttggggggcacccatgggaccTCTGGGTAagtggggacactgtggggacatgggggggcacccatgggtgtcaCCCTGTCCCCTCTCCACCCAGAGAGCAGCCCAGCCCCATACTGGGAGGTCCCAGGGTGACGTTGGGAGACCCAGACCCATACTGGGAGGTCCCCAGACCCCCTTTTGGGAGGTCCCATGCCCATAATGGAAGGTCCCACTTCTGGGCCACCATGGGGGTCCCTGATGGGTGCCCCTGatgggtgccccccccctccccccccaagatGGGCTGCTCTACCCCTACGGGCTGGAGGCCGGCGACGCGACCACCCCCCGTGAAGATGATGGGATGAGCCCCAAGATCTTCCTCTGGGAGACCTTCTCCTTCTACGGACAACCCCACCGCTTCCTCTACGTGGGTGCTGGGCCCCAGGGCatgggggggcaggagggtgctgggggtgctctggggtgcGGCCACACTGGGTTGGAGACATCATGGTTGGGTGAGACCATGGGTGGGGGCCACCATTGGTTGGGGGCTACCATGGGTTGGGGGTCACCATGGTTGGAGACCATCATAATTGGGGCCACCATGGATTGGGGACCACCAGGGGTTGGGGACCACAAGGGGTTGGGGGCCACCATGGGTTGGGGGTCACCATGGTTGGGGGCCACCATGTGTTGGGGACCAGCAGGGGTTGGGGGTCACCATGGATTGGGGACCACCAGGGGTTGGGGACCACCATAATTGGGGCCACCATGGGTGGGTGAAACCATGGTTTGGGGGCCACCATAATTTGGGCCACCATGGGTTGGGGACTACCATGGATTGGGGACCACCAGGGGTTGGGGTCCACCATAGTTTGGGCCACCATGGGTTGGAGACCACCATAATTTGGGCCACCATGGGTTGGGGACCACCATAGTTGGGGCCACCATGGGTTTGGGGCCACCATGGGTGGGTGACACCATGGGTTGGGTGTCACCATGGTTTGAGGACCACCAGAGGTTGGGGACCACCATGGTTGGGGTCACCATGGTTGGGGTCCACCATGGGTTGGGGACCACCATAATTGGGGTCACCATGGGTTGGGGACCACAAGGGGTTGGAGGCCACCATGGGTTGGGTATCACCGTGATTAGGACCCACCATGATTGGGAGCCACCACGAGTGGTGCCACCATGGGTGGGGGCCACCCCAGGTGATGACCACACACCCTGAGTGGGTCACCGTGGGCTTATGGTTGTCTTCTCCAGGTCAACAACAACGGGGTGGTGTCGTTTCGGATGGGGGTCCCCGAATTCACACCCGAGCCCTTCCCATTGTCCGGCCACCGCCCCTTCGTGGCCCCGTACTGGGCCGACGTGGACATCAGACTGGGAGGAGAAGTCTTCTACCGGCAGACCCAGGACCCGGAGCTGCTGGCCCGCTTGGCCCGGGAGCTGGCCCCCGCCGTAGCCCCCTCCGACCCAGCTCCTCGGCCCACTTGGGCCTTCGTGGCCACATGGCATCGAGTCTCCTTCTTCGGGGCCGCCTCCAAAAAGGTGGAGGGAtgaggtgggggggtggtggtcaACCATCTTGAGCTCCCAAGTTGGTGGCCACCAGGActtggggacacgggggtggAAACGTGGAGGCGGGGGCCACTGTAATGGAGGTCGTGGTGACGCGGTGACGCGATGGTGACATTCCTCGTTCTCGTTgtcccctccccccgccgcagGTGAACACCTTCCAGGCCGTGTTGGCTACCGACGGGGCCACCTCCTTCGTCATGTTCAACTACGGTGGCATCCAATGGACCACGGGCATCGCCAACAAGGGGGACCCCCACACTGGCCTGGGGGGCATCCCGGCCCAGGTGGGGGAGGGGCAcacagtgggggggggagggaagggccCCCCACCATGGGACTGGGGTCACCTGCCTGGATGGGAGGAGTTtaggggggatgggggggaatTCTGGGGATTTGGGGTGGGATTAAGGGGGTTTGGGTCAAGTGAAGGGGATTTGGGGTGGGATTAGGGGGGGTGGGATTAAGGGGGTTTGGGCCAAATTAGGGGGATTTGGGGTGGGATTAAGGGGATTTGGGGCAGGATTAAGGGGGTTTGGGTGGAATTAGGGAGTTTGGGCCAAATTAAGGGGATTTGGGGTGGGATTAAGGGGGTTTGGGTCAAGTGAAGGGGATCTGGGGTGGgattgggggggttggggtggagTTAAGGGGGTTTGGGCCAAATTAAGGGGATTTGGGGTGAATAAGGGGATTTGGGGTGGAATTAAGGGGATTTGAGTCAAGTGAAGGGGATTTGGGGTGGGATTAGGGGGGTTGGGGCAGGATTaagggggtttggggtggagtTAAGGGGGTTTGGGCCAAATTAAGGGGATTTGGGGTGGAATTAAGGGGATTTGGGTCACGTAAAGGGGGTTTAGGGTGGGATTAGGGGGGTTGGGGTGGCATTGGGGGGTTTGGGGTAGGATTAAGGGGGTTTGGGTGGAGTTAAGGGGGTTTGGGGTGGAATTAAGGGGATTTGGGGTGGGATTAAGGGGGTTTGGGCCAAATTAAAGGTATTAGGGTGAAATTAAGGGGATTTGGGCCAATGTAAGGGGATTTGGGGTGGAATTAAGGGGTTTGGGCCAAATTAAGGGGATTTGGGGTGGaattgggggggttggggtggaaTTAAGGGCATTTGGGGCAAATTAACAGGATTTGGGTTGGAATTAAGCGGATTTGGGTTAAATGAAGGGGATTTAGGGTGGAATTAGGGGGGTTGGGGGTTGAATTAAGGAGATTTGGGGTGGAATTAAGGGGATTTAGGGCAAAGTTAAAGGAATTTAGAGTGGAATTAAGGGGCTTGGGTCAAATTAAGGGGATTTGGGGTGGAATTAGGGGGGTTTTGGGTGGAATTCAGAGCATTTGGGGCAGAGTTAAAGGGATTTAGGTAAAATTAAGGGGACTGGGGTCAGAATTAAGGGTATTCGGGGTGAAATTAAGATGATTTGGGCCAAATTAAGGAAATCTGGGGTGAAATTTTGGGGATTTGGGGTGGAATTAGGGGATTTGGGTCAGAATTAAGGGGATTTGGAGTGAATTTAAGGGGATTTGGAGTGGATTTAAAGGGATTTGGGCATAATTAAGGTGATTTGGGCATAATTAAGGGGATTTGAGGCAGAATTAAGGTTACTTGGGgcagaatttaatttatttgggGCAGAATTTAGGTTATTTGGGTCAGAATTTTGGAGATTGGGTCAGAATTAAAAGGGATTTGGCTCAGAATTTCGGGGATTTGGGCAGAGTTAAGGGCCAAattgggggtatttggggagattTAGAGTTATTTTGGGTGGAATTAAGGGgattgagggcagaaacacagtTCCTCGGAGCTGGGTGGCTCCTGCCCCCCCTCTCCTGCCGTCACCCGCCCTGTCACCCGCCCTGTCCCCAGGCCGGGTTCAACAGCGGGGACGACGTGCACTA from Strix uralensis isolate ZFMK-TIS-50842 chromosome 36, bStrUra1, whole genome shotgun sequence includes these protein-coding regions:
- the LOC141937038 gene encoding sushi, nidogen and EGF-like domain-containing protein 1, giving the protein MIGSHHEWCHHGWGPPQVNNNGVVSFRMGVPEFTPEPFPLSGHRPFVAPYWADVDIRLGGEVFYRQTQDPELLARLARELAPAVAPSDPAPRPTWAFVATWHRVSFFGAASKKVNTFQAVLATDGATSFVMFNYGGIQWTTGIANKGDPHTGLGGIPAQAGFNSGDDVHYYNIPGSRTPAVLNIGRKSNVGVPGRWIFRVDEFTVTEEPPTPSPPPTTRKTTEERVYICECCLTHWLTHHYTALHPRNTRLTHHRVTLHPARAPPHHRAMLHLEHNALQAANNQHPRSATPG